The nucleotide sequence TGCAAAATAAGTTATCAGGAAAATTTTTGTTTCCTCCAAAGTGTTATTTTATCTTAAATTGAATATAGGTAATAGGTTTACCTTGCTCAAGATACTGCTTTTCATAGAAAGTCTGTATACCAACTACTTCCTTTGGAGAATATTCATTTTTATAGACATCATGATTAGCTTGAATAATTTCATGACCTTCACCATGTAAAAGACCTAACGTATACCCATGCATAAATTCTGAATCGGTCTTTAAATTCACCATTCCATCAGCTTTTAAAATCAATTTATATTTCTGAAGAAATTCGGAATTGGTTAATCTATGCTTAGTACGCTTGTACTTTATTTGAGGATCTGGGAAAGTTATCCATATTTCATCAACTTCACCTTCAGCAAATAACTTATCTATAAGTTCTATCTGGGTACGCATAAACCCTACATTCTTTAGATCTTCCTCTACTGCAGTCTTAGCACCTCGCCAAAACCTTGCTCCTTTAATATCTATTCCAATAAAGTTCTTTTCTGGATAAGCTTGCGCTAAGGCAACGCTGTATTCCCCTTTTCCGCAACCTAATTCTAAAACTATAGGATTCTCATTCTTAAAGAAATTTTCATTCCACTTACCCTTTAAAGGATAGGTACTATCTGTAATTTCTTCTCTAGAAGGCTGAATAACATTAGAGAATTGCTCATTCTCTCTAAATCTTTTGAGTTTATTTTTACTCCCCACTGGTACTTAATATTTTGGTAAAATTAGCTAAAATCGAGCAGACCATCCTAAAAAACCTTTTAACGAGTACTATTTTTGAACGCTAATGTGCACTGAGATTGCAGTAAAGTGTTTCTATATTTGTGTATGAGAAATAAGAAGATCTTAGTAGCGGTGCTTAATTGGGGACTGGGACATGCCACCCGATGCATTCCTATAATCTGCGAACTTGAGTCTCAAAATTTTGAAGTAATCTTAGCTTCAGATGGGGACGCTTTATTATTGCTTAAAAAAGAATTTCCGCACCTAAGAACATACTCGCTACCTTCTTACAACATAAGATATTCTAAAACCAGCTTATTCTTTACGTGGAAAATATTACGCCAAACCCCGCATATTTTAAGAACGATCAAAGAAGAAAATAAAGTAATTGAAACACTTATAGAGAAAGAAAATATAGCTGGAGTTATATCAGATAATCGATGGGGAGCATATTCCAAGAAAATTAATTCTGTAATTATTACACATCAGCTAAATGTAATTTCTGGAGCAACAACTTTTATAAGCAGTAAGATTCAGCAAAAACAACTTGGAAATTTTGAAGAATGCTGGGTTCCAGATGTTGAAGGAGAAAATAATCTTAGTGGAAGATTAGGCCATTTAAGAACCAAAAAATTGAAGATCAATTATTTAGGTATTATAAGTAGGTTTAAGAAACAGGAAGAATTATTATCCATAGATATTCTAATTATTCTATCCGGACCACAACCTCAGCGAGAAATTCTAGAGAACAAGCTCCTTAAAGAATTTAAATCTTTTAAAGGAAATGTAATTATGGTTAGAGGAATTGTAGAGTCTCAGCAAATAATAGAGAGAAAAGAGCATATTACTTGCTATAACTATATGAAATCTGAAGAACTGGAAACTTTTCTAAACATTTCTAAATTAGTGATCTCCAGATCTGGTTATACAACACTTTTAGATCTAACGAAATTACAGAAAAAAGCATTTTTTATACCAACTCCGGGTCAACCGGAACAGGAATATTTAGCTGCCAGACTTAAAAAACTTAATATTGCTAATAGCTGTAAACAGAAAGATTTTAATTTGAAGATGTTGGAAACGACTGATAATTATAGTGGGTTAGTCGGATTTAACGGGAGCTGTGATCTTGGTAGTTTCTTTACTCTTTTCCAAAGTGAATGAAAACTCACTTCCAACACCAAAGACACTTTCAACATATATTTTTTCTAGGTGTGCTTCAATAATATGCTTAACTATAGAAAGACCTAATCCAGAACCACCTTCTTTTCTGGACCCACTTTTATCTACTCGGTAAAATCTTTCAAACAACCGTGGAATATTACCTTTCTCAATTCCTTCGCCATTGTCTGTAACTCTTACAATCACCTTATTTTTAATAAGATTTTCCACACTAATTTCTGTAGTACCACCCTTTTTACCATATTTTATAGAGTTCACCACAAGATTTGTAATTACTTGTTGAATGCGCTCTTTATCTGCATACACCCAGATTGGTTTATCATAAGCAATATCGAAAGTAAGAGTGATATTTCTTTTGGCTGCTTTCATTTCTAAAAGATCAAAAGAATTTTGTACAAGCTCAACTATATTGAAATTCTCGATATGAAGGTGTAGATCTCCGGTCTCTAGTTTGGTAATCATATCTAGATCTTTAACAATATAGATTAACCGCTCTACTCCTTTACTAGCACGCTCTAAGTATTTTTTGCGTATTACTTTGTCTTTATGTGCTCCATCTAAAAGTGTAAGAATATATCCTTGTACTGTAAATAGAGGTGTTTTTAATTCATGAGAAACATTCCCCATAAATTCTTTCCTATACGTCTCTCTAATTTTTAAGGTTTCTATTTCTAACTTTTTATCTTCTGCAAATTTCTCTACCTCTTTGGTAAGAGTAGCCATATCTGTAGTTATCTGATTTGGTCTTAAAGTTGAAGCCTCCAAGAGGGTTACATTATCATAGATCTTCTTTACCCTTTTATATATAAAATTTTCAACTCTATACTGAATGATGAAAAACGAAAATAGATAACATGCTGCCGCGAAGAATAATACTGGCACTACTTCAAAAGTATGCATGATATATAAGAAGACGCTCATTAAGAGCATCAGAAAAATTGTAATGTATAGCGATGTTTTTATCGCAAACTTATATGATCTTTTAAAGTTTTTAGACATTAAATTACAAACTTATACCCTACTCCCTTTACAGTCTTAAAACTCTCGTCTCCAATTTTCTCTCTCAATTTTCTAATGTGAACATCTATAGTTCTTCCACCTACAACTACTTCATTTCCCCAAACCTTATCCAGAATTTCTTCCCTCTTAAATACCTTCCCTGGTTTGGAAGCTAATAAAGATAGTAGTTCAAACTCTTTTCTTGGTAAGATAAGCTCCTCATCATCTTTCATGATCTTATACTCATCTCTATTAATTACAAGATTCCCTATTTTTACGATATTGGTTGTAGACTCTGTCTCCTTAAATCTTCTAAGAAGCGCCTTTACTTTACTCACCAAAACTTTTGGTTTGATAGGCTTGGTAATATAATCGTCTGCACCGGCATCAAAACCTGCCATTTGTGAATAGTCTTCTCCTCGAGCGGTAAGAAAGGTAATAATTGTTTCACCAAGATCTGGAATCTTTCTAATTTGTTCACAAGCTTCTATACCATCCATCTCTGGCATCATTACATCTAAGATAATTAGATGAGGCTTTTTCTTTTTAGCAAGCTTTACGGCCTGAGCTCCATTTTCAGCAGTTATAACCGTATACCCTTCAGAAGAAAGATTGTATCCAACAATTTCCAATATATCCGGTTCGTCATCAACCAACAGAATAGTAATATCTTTTTTCTTCATAAAGGCATTTTAATAAGAGTTCCATACAAAAGTAAACATATTATTGATTTAGCGTATCCTCCCCACGGTTTCATCTGGTAACAATCACTTAACAATCAAATAAGTGAAATTTTGAGCTAAGCCACTGTATAATTAACACTTGTACAAAATCACCTTTTTCATCCTCGTTCAAAATTCTCAAAATGTGAGTTTTTATAAACTTTAAGATAACATTCCAACACCTTGCATTAACCCAATCTTAAACTTAAGGTAAGTTTCGGGTGGGATTAAGCACGTTAATTTGCAGCATAGAAACAAAAAGAATTAAATGAAGAATTTTTTATTAGTTATCGCCCTTTTTTTAATAGGAATCGTGCAAGCTCAAGAACCAGCTACTACAGGTTCTATTGCAGGAAAACTTTCTGATAAGGAAATGAGTGGAGAACCGCTTCCTTTTGCTAATGTTATAATAAAAGGTACTTCTACAGGTACCACTTCAGATTTTGACGGATTATATACGTTGCAAAATTTAGCACCCGGAACTTATACTGTAAGTTTCAGCTTTATTGGATATGAAACGCTAGACGTACCTAATGTTATTGTGGTTGCAGGAAAAGTGACAGAAGTAAACACAGAGTTAGGAGCCAGCGCAGCTTCTTTAGATGAAGTGGTAATTAAAACAGTTTCTAGAAGAGATTCTGAAGTTGCTTTATTACTAGAACAAAAAGGTGCTGTAGAAATTAAAGAAAGTATTGGAGCTCAGGAATTAGCGAAAATGGGAGTTT is from Gillisia sp. Hel1_33_143 and encodes:
- a CDS encoding response regulator transcription factor: MKKKDITILLVDDEPDILEIVGYNLSSEGYTVITAENGAQAVKLAKKKKPHLIILDVMMPEMDGIEACEQIRKIPDLGETIITFLTARGEDYSQMAGFDAGADDYITKPIKPKVLVSKVKALLRRFKETESTTNIVKIGNLVINRDEYKIMKDDEELILPRKEFELLSLLASKPGKVFKREEILDKVWGNEVVVGGRTIDVHIRKLREKIGDESFKTVKGVGYKFVI
- the trmB gene encoding tRNA (guanosine(46)-N7)-methyltransferase TrmB produces the protein MGSKNKLKRFRENEQFSNVIQPSREEITDSTYPLKGKWNENFFKNENPIVLELGCGKGEYSVALAQAYPEKNFIGIDIKGARFWRGAKTAVEEDLKNVGFMRTQIELIDKLFAEGEVDEIWITFPDPQIKYKRTKHRLTNSEFLQKYKLILKADGMVNLKTDSEFMHGYTLGLLHGEGHEIIQANHDVYKNEYSPKEVVGIQTFYEKQYLEQGKPITYIQFKIK
- a CDS encoding sensor histidine kinase, whose protein sequence is MSKNFKRSYKFAIKTSLYITIFLMLLMSVFLYIMHTFEVVPVLFFAAACYLFSFFIIQYRVENFIYKRVKKIYDNVTLLEASTLRPNQITTDMATLTKEVEKFAEDKKLEIETLKIRETYRKEFMGNVSHELKTPLFTVQGYILTLLDGAHKDKVIRKKYLERASKGVERLIYIVKDLDMITKLETGDLHLHIENFNIVELVQNSFDLLEMKAAKRNITLTFDIAYDKPIWVYADKERIQQVITNLVVNSIKYGKKGGTTEISVENLIKNKVIVRVTDNGEGIEKGNIPRLFERFYRVDKSGSRKEGGSGLGLSIVKHIIEAHLEKIYVESVFGVGSEFSFTLEKSKETTKITAPVKSD
- a CDS encoding glycosyltransferase, with translation MRNKKILVAVLNWGLGHATRCIPIICELESQNFEVILASDGDALLLLKKEFPHLRTYSLPSYNIRYSKTSLFFTWKILRQTPHILRTIKEENKVIETLIEKENIAGVISDNRWGAYSKKINSVIITHQLNVISGATTFISSKIQQKQLGNFEECWVPDVEGENNLSGRLGHLRTKKLKINYLGIISRFKKQEELLSIDILIILSGPQPQREILENKLLKEFKSFKGNVIMVRGIVESQQIIERKEHITCYNYMKSEELETFLNISKLVISRSGYTTLLDLTKLQKKAFFIPTPGQPEQEYLAARLKKLNIANSCKQKDFNLKMLETTDNYSGLVGFNGSCDLGSFFTLFQSE